The following are encoded together in the Pedobacter sp. D749 genome:
- a CDS encoding outer membrane beta-barrel family protein, which translates to MRILQSRTIQITLLLLTLSFSLFAQTGGNAKITGVLKDAKTQETIPFATAVLINKATAKNAKIVQTDVNGAFVMTEIPTGTFTFKISFVGYQTMVRDNVTITASTGTLNFGDIKMNAAKGNVLSEITVTGQKQGMQMGIDKKIFAVDQSVISEGGSAGDLLQNVPSVSTDMDGNVSLRGSAGVKVLIDGKPSLIAGGNVAQILQSIPASSIESVEVITNPSAKYDAEGQSGIINIVLKKNTKLGFNGSVALTAGNRDNYNANTNLSFQNSKVNIYGNYGYRYGNRVGGGFQDITYKSDSLRTRFASQNTVSNSLDKGHNAKAGIDYYLAPKSVISLSGGFNSRDNERNDQLDIRQLDKNQSPVLLSNRTNSTDGFGTSYDANLDYVQKFKKPKEELSFNFGYSYGTNNSNQYYSTNTTNRNGVPIDETLSLQRVFNTGNNTNYNIQTDYALPVGKAGKIEVGYRSQIRLGENDQYADSILTNSSIYISNNKLINGFDSKDQVHALYFNYQNQIKDFGYQIGLRGEDARLDTHLEGYTNNVLTTAEGNIHYKRIYPSVFLTQKLKDDNQLQLSYTRRVNRPRPWDTNPFLDVSDPLNYRGGNPNLLPEDVHSFELGYSKYWKKVTLTSSLYFRQTNDVIQRVRSTPVNGIITSTPQNLTNQINSGLELIGRFDLVKALNFTTNVNLYQAKFAGDARFDIPSSSGFSWNANLTGNLTVVKSLSLQVRGDYRAPEVMAQGKRNAMYGIDGGAKYDFPNKKASLSFNVRDVFNTRRWSMTTEDRATIVDFERQFQGTMGNLTFSYRFGKTTFTGTNKKKKEEQDNRPDEGSF; encoded by the coding sequence ATGAGAATTTTACAATCAAGAACAATACAAATTACCCTATTACTGCTCACCCTTTCATTTAGTCTTTTTGCACAAACAGGCGGAAATGCAAAAATTACCGGAGTACTTAAAGACGCCAAAACACAAGAAACCATTCCTTTTGCCACAGCAGTCTTAATTAATAAAGCCACAGCAAAAAATGCAAAAATAGTTCAAACAGATGTGAATGGTGCATTTGTAATGACTGAAATCCCTACCGGGACTTTTACCTTTAAAATCAGTTTTGTTGGTTACCAAACCATGGTTAGGGACAATGTAACGATAACTGCCAGTACTGGTACCTTAAATTTTGGCGACATTAAAATGAATGCGGCAAAAGGAAATGTACTGAGCGAAATTACCGTGACCGGCCAGAAACAAGGCATGCAAATGGGGATCGATAAAAAGATTTTCGCGGTAGATCAGAGCGTAATCAGCGAGGGTGGTTCTGCCGGCGATTTATTGCAGAATGTTCCTTCTGTTTCGACAGATATGGATGGCAATGTGAGTTTACGTGGCTCTGCAGGTGTTAAGGTATTAATTGATGGAAAGCCATCTTTAATTGCAGGCGGTAATGTAGCACAGATTCTTCAATCCATACCTGCCAGCTCCATCGAAAGTGTGGAGGTTATTACCAATCCATCGGCAAAATACGATGCTGAAGGCCAATCAGGCATCATTAACATTGTTCTTAAGAAAAACACAAAACTTGGGTTTAATGGTTCAGTTGCTTTAACAGCAGGTAACCGCGATAATTATAATGCCAATACCAACTTAAGTTTCCAGAACAGTAAAGTTAATATTTATGGAAACTATGGCTATCGTTACGGCAATCGTGTTGGAGGTGGTTTTCAGGACATTACCTATAAATCAGATTCATTGAGAACAAGATTTGCCAGTCAAAATACAGTTTCCAACTCATTGGATAAAGGACATAATGCCAAAGCGGGTATTGATTATTATTTAGCCCCTAAAAGTGTAATTAGCTTATCAGGCGGTTTTAATTCAAGAGATAATGAGCGTAACGATCAGCTCGACATCAGACAATTAGATAAAAACCAGTCGCCAGTTCTGCTAAGCAACAGAACCAATAGCACCGATGGTTTTGGAACAAGTTATGATGCAAATTTAGATTATGTACAAAAGTTTAAGAAACCGAAGGAAGAATTAAGCTTTAATTTTGGTTATTCTTACGGCACCAATAATAGTAATCAGTATTATAGCACAAACACCACTAACCGCAATGGTGTACCCATTGATGAGACTTTAAGTTTACAACGTGTATTTAATACCGGGAACAACACCAATTATAATATTCAAACGGATTATGCATTGCCAGTAGGTAAAGCGGGTAAAATTGAAGTAGGTTACCGCAGCCAGATCCGCTTAGGGGAGAATGATCAATATGCAGATTCAATCCTAACCAATAGCAGTATCTACATCAGCAACAATAAGTTAATTAATGGTTTTGACAGCAAAGATCAGGTGCATGCATTGTATTTCAATTACCAGAACCAGATTAAAGATTTTGGTTATCAAATAGGTTTAAGGGGAGAAGATGCGCGTTTAGATACCCATTTGGAAGGCTACACGAACAATGTATTAACCACTGCGGAAGGAAACATCCATTACAAAAGAATATACCCAAGCGTGTTCTTAACTCAGAAACTGAAGGACGATAACCAGCTCCAATTGAGTTATACCCGTCGTGTAAACCGTCCTCGCCCATGGGATACCAATCCATTTTTAGATGTTTCTGATCCATTAAACTACAGAGGCGGTAACCCTAATTTATTACCGGAAGATGTACACTCTTTTGAGTTAGGTTATAGTAAATACTGGAAAAAAGTAACCTTAACTTCAAGCTTGTATTTCCGTCAAACCAACGATGTGATCCAACGCGTAAGAAGTACACCAGTTAATGGAATTATTACTTCAACCCCTCAAAATTTAACAAACCAGATTAATAGCGGTTTAGAATTAATTGGCCGTTTTGACCTGGTGAAAGCTTTAAACTTCACTACCAACGTAAACTTGTACCAGGCCAAGTTTGCTGGTGATGCACGATTTGACATTCCATCAAGCAGTGGCTTTAGCTGGAACGCCAACCTAACCGGAAATTTAACAGTAGTTAAAAGTCTATCGCTACAGGTACGCGGCGACTATAGGGCACCAGAAGTGATGGCACAGGGAAAACGTAATGCGATGTATGGAATTGATGGAGGAGCCAAATACGATTTCCCGAACAAAAAAGCATCTTTGAGTTTCAATGTCAGAGATGTATTTAATACCAGAAGATGGAGCATGACCACTGAAGATAGAGCCACAATTGTTGATTTTGAACGCCAGTTTCAGGGAACAATGGGGAATTTAACCTTCTCTTACCGCTTTGGAAAAACTACATTTACCGGTACGAACAAAAAGAAGAAAGAAGAGCAGGATAACCGTCCTGATGAAGGATCGTTCTAA
- a CDS encoding NUDIX hydrolase encodes MEEINPWKTLESEVKYDNNWIRLTEHQVINPSGGQGIYGTVHFKNLAIGILPLDKNYNTWLVGQYRYALNAYSWEIPEGGGPFHEAPLESARRELLEETGMSARNWKEIQRMHLSNSVSDELSIIYVATDLIQGIAMPEETEQLVIKKLPFDEAYQMVLNGQITDSMSVAAILKAKLMMLNGEL; translated from the coding sequence ATGGAAGAGATTAACCCCTGGAAAACGCTCGAAAGTGAGGTAAAATACGACAACAACTGGATTCGTTTAACCGAACACCAGGTCATTAATCCATCTGGTGGGCAAGGAATTTACGGCACCGTTCATTTTAAGAATCTGGCCATCGGAATCCTTCCTTTGGATAAAAACTACAATACCTGGCTGGTAGGCCAGTACAGGTATGCACTAAATGCCTACAGCTGGGAAATTCCTGAAGGCGGTGGACCATTCCATGAAGCGCCATTAGAAAGTGCAAGAAGGGAATTACTGGAAGAAACAGGAATGAGTGCCAGAAACTGGAAAGAGATACAAAGAATGCACTTATCAAACTCTGTAAGCGATGAACTGAGCATAATCTATGTTGCTACTGATTTGATTCAAGGTATCGCGATGCCAGAAGAAACGGAACAACTCGTGATAAAAAAATTACCATTTGATGAGGCCTATCAAATGGTTTTGAATGGACAGATTACCGACTCGATGAGCGTAGCTGCAATCTTAAAAGCTAAACTGATGATGTTAAATGGTGAATTATAA
- the tnpA gene encoding IS200/IS605 family transposase — MPNTYTQLHIQFVFAVKFRASLIRPEWKERLLKYLTGIFQANSHKMIQINCMPDHIHIFIGMRPHQSISSLIQNVKTESSKWINDQRFCKTKFAWQEGYGAFSYSKSHIQQVIQYIQNQEQHHNKESFLQEYTSFLKTFEIEYEERYIFKEPE; from the coding sequence ATGCCGAATACCTATACCCAATTACACATTCAGTTTGTTTTTGCTGTTAAATTTCGTGCTTCATTAATTCGTCCGGAGTGGAAAGAAAGGCTATTAAAATATCTCACAGGAATATTTCAGGCAAATAGCCATAAAATGATACAGATTAATTGTATGCCCGATCATATTCACATTTTTATTGGCATGCGGCCACATCAGTCTATCTCTAGCCTGATCCAGAATGTAAAAACTGAAAGCTCTAAATGGATTAATGATCAACGATTTTGTAAAACAAAATTTGCCTGGCAAGAAGGTTATGGTGCATTTTCATATTCGAAAAGCCATATTCAACAGGTCATTCAGTACATTCAAAACCAGGAACAGCACCATAACAAGGAGAGTTTTTTACAGGAGTACACCAGTTTCTTAAAAACATTTGAGATTGAATACGAAGAAAGATATATCTTCAAAGAACCAGAATAA